The following proteins are encoded in a genomic region of Notolabrus celidotus isolate fNotCel1 chromosome 19, fNotCel1.pri, whole genome shotgun sequence:
- the sec16a gene encoding protein transport protein Sec16A isoform X1, translating to MQSPPRTGPSGASGPPPPPQSGPNMFRRTRPHKHTAAAAAAAATSTMPPTSQPMTDPFAFARGPPPMAAGGLPTIPNSNPPPMQAPPNTMYSQPGSGLPPQPQTLEAVPAAPSGPAPSALPVVTLFNPHSSASPGVFTAPSPAGFAPSQSEQGYFNSREQTPSMGTEFQHGASAPAPHQTPFNMEFQGHPPQPFPFQPVPPTTSSSQWAPDHGSRPPSVQNYFQPTSDPPQQPFNLPPQPQMYPSHAPSPHQNPPPPSTQPGHPQTQAPHPPQNPVMGQSPQWPDPNAPQHHNSHFQTQSYFSQSSAPQDSWFNQPPQDPGYHQMGTSLGPPQPRPESAGSHHASNAGPGPSSTPAPLPYPQDSGTLSMFFKDNDVENEETLAGERNKAINGVPGSYQHHSNPPAQSVHPDAPLDYQGPPVQDQSHLPYMNDGHPATQRPPESHYDHVENFECVPNLEVLPSETPTTPAATAVHGVDQFETGPNLETPDSIPRPMRSASVSSNYSNMSHGSGTSGRRHQGVVGTFIQQESPRLTDEASLAAAAGGYFEQIDSSPAVDMNARQSSLEQMWLPTPSPPKPTGIFQASANSSFEPVRSHGVGVRPPEVDKAKMVAEGGADSTPGNLEQPPDNMENIYGPGHPLPAGALGGVPHLTQPVLPISRPSSRAFGMNRPCESPATTLWAQNDPASFGANILLAPAAPTVLAPLREPSSEVIQPPEDGPLDLQPPQRVQPTPQQHSENLENPPKVSEAEPTDSQGNLGYASLLVSDSLRQPVLIAPPVSNYSVIPLSTPAQAASQSSLRETTPPVRAQGHGASTSQPPSLTSNQNPLFAPGPINLSALASNSGPLNLARDTTEAAPSETAAPPPSQPVRPPLSRGQSVGGDSHAAVQVNPAASLATATVSNHNQPSNYELLDFSMHQSQAQNQAPGPPSSLHESPQSSNGFYLQVTKDAQHGVRVKGSAPVPIPTTSSNPHVPSAAPQAAESTQSPAEPPKRSDSQAALQVQNDAPAVPVSGVPPPHGQYPPTGYGPAAGGAPPPGIAPPPGSAPPPGGAPPPGSAPPPGSAPPPTAANPQGPRGPVPPGAPMPGPAEPPRPPSAAGSQQGYGPPPPGQGPPPGQGQMYGGYYGNYGEYPDSRAPYPPGQYPPPPGDPRAQQYYQDGQYRNRADSWYGRYEGQTQAYRDPNYQYREPQPDRPSSRTSQYSDRPSSRQGYTEEYQRANRSAYNEYYADYAKHYDYAGYNYGQYDPAYRGYYDQSYWANYDQNYRGRDYYNQQAYPPPPPPPRKEGYDDQWRYYPGYDASFDDDYRRRGEMYGDDFDRRSVHSEQSAHSVHSSHSHHSRRSSFSSRSQQSQAYRSQPDLVSAVYDTTASTLAVDYSYGQYPNQTDATQNYSQYLYPSEYPTESTWIAPEQPPPRPATPEKFTIPHRCARFGPGGHLVQVLPNLPSAGQPALVDIYNMETMLQDTQDQVELRSFPGPLVKEETHKVDVIKFSQNKALECSRDNDLLDRDSARLLWDFIMLLCRQNGTVVGTDIADLLMKEHRSVWLPGKSPNEANLIDFNNEPLERAEEEPGAGPLSLLSDTFMTVPENVGKETERFRELLLFGRKKDALEAAMKVGLWGHALLLASKMDNRTHARVMTRFANSLPINDPLQTVYQLMSGRMPASATCCGEEKWGDWRPHLAMVLSNLTHTLDLDTRTITTMGDTLASKGLIDAAHFCYLMAQVGLGVFTKKSTKMVLIGSNHSLPFNQFATNEAIQRTEAYEYAQSLGSLPCSLPNFQVFKLIYACRLAEAGLSAQAFHYCEVISKAVLMQPSYYSPVFISQIIQMSEKLRFFDPQLKEKPEQELFNEPGWLIHLRKLDGQIKTGAIMYSQDRTTPTQFECSSPSSDMDQPSPTEPYNMPTEFDGHTPDNPLMSSLLPGTSPPGVQLMPPAPTSILQDGMAPPQPPNEVPQFYPVPPAGPQGHMPVPGYPPQDPGFAPPPFQPQPEQSEMYPGAHQQQQQQQQQPGPPPPQMGHMTPHMTPHMPPHMTPHMPPPQVPHSPIRMLPPTLQMPPHMSPHMPPSPAHMPHAEQLPHSPGEMHMSPPMSSSPPRSSLTPQDDFYDQMAHMGPGRRSRTTSQSSMHMGPGRRSRNNSVSSTHSGGRERSNSVKQASPPPPSIPEQPRKEEVKQARKDSPKKSGLGGLIRWIYGKGKNEAHLPDDKNKSIVWDEQKQKWVDLNAPEEEYKPPPPPPSGFPMMRPPMPGGPPGGPGGPPGGGPPVNMFSRKAGARSRYVDVLNPSNTTKAGGLAPAPADIFAPLAPMPMPANLFVPSSAPDDQQPLEGSEGGHQEQNSPNTSTAPQMFNPTLLPPAPEGPPVPDGSQSGELSRSSSMSSLSREVSQHLNQNHPAQAAPPAGGITFYNPAQFAQTSAPSGGGHRSGRLGGQRQYPVLK from the exons TGCAGTCCCCTCCTCGGACTGGTCCTTCAGGAGCCTCcggccctcctcctcctcctcagtcagGGCCCAATATGTTCCGCAGGACCAGGCCTCACAAGCAtacggcagcagcagcagcagcagcagctacgTCCACGATGCCACCTACATCTCAACCCATGACAGACCCTTTTGCTTTTGCAAGAGGTCCTCCTCCGATGGCTGCAGGTGGTCTACCGACAATACCCAACAGCAACCCTCCACCAATGCAAGCCCCACCTAACACCATGTACTCTCAACCTGGCTCAGGGCTGCCTCCACAACCACAGACACTGGAGGCGGTCCCTGCTGCTCCCTCGGGTCCCGCGCCATCCGCTTTGCCAGTGGTGACCCTGTTCAACCCTCACAGCTCAGCATCCCCTGGTGTTTTCACAGCGCCCAGTCCTGCGGGATTTGCACCCTCACAGAGTGAACAGGGATATTTTAATTCAAGAGAACAGACACCGTCTATGGGCACAGAGTTTCAACATGGGGCCTCAGCCCCGGCACCGCATCAGACACCTTTTAACATGGAATTTCAAGGACACCCTCCTCAGCCTTTCCCCTTCCAGCCAGTGCCTCCTACCACCTCTTCCTCTCAGTGGGCCCCTGATCATGGAAGTCGCCCTCCATCAGTTCAGAACTATTTCCAGCCCACTAGTGACCCTCCACAACAACCTTTTAATTTACCTCCACAGCCCCAGATGTACCCTTCCCATGCCCCATCACCTCATCAAAATCCCCCCCCTCCTTCAACACAACCTGGGCATCCCCAAACCCAGGCTCCACACCCTCCACAGAATCCTGTCATGGGCCAGAGTCCACAGTGGCCTGATCCAAATGCACCTCAGCATCATAATTCACACTTCCAGACTCAGAGCTACTTCAGCCAAAGCTCTGCCCCCCAGGACTCATGGTTCAACCAACCACCACAGGACCCAGGCTACCACCAAATGGGCACCAGCCTGGGCCCTCCGCAGCCCCGACCTGAATCTGCCGGATCTCATCATGCATCCAATGCAGGGCCTGGGCCGAGCTCTACCCCAGCCCCACTCCCTTACCCTCAAGATTCTGGGACACTCTCAATGTTCTTCAAAGACAATGATGTGGAAAATGAAGAGACTCTggctggagagagaaacaaggCAATTAATGGTGTTCCTGGATCCTATCAGCATCACAGCAACCCGCCAGCCCAAAGTGTTCACCCAGATGCTCCTTTGGATTACCAAGGACCACCTGTGCAAGATCAGTCACACTTACCATACATGAATGATGGACATCCTGCAACCCAGAGGCCCCCTGAGTCCCACTATGACCATGTTGAGAATTTTGAGTGTGTCCCAAACTTGGAAGTATTGCCCAGTGAAACCCCGACTACCCCAGCTgcaactgcagttcatggagtagACCAGTTTGAAACTGGCCCTAACCTGGAGACTCCAGATTCCATTCCAAGACCAATGCGATCTGCCAGTGTATCGTCCAACTACAGCAACATGAGCCATGGAAGTGGAACCAGCGGTCGGAGGCATCAGGGAGTAGTAGGAACCTTTATTCAGCAGGAAAGCCCACGACTCACTGATGAAGCTAGCCTGGCTGCTGCAGCTGGAGGCTACTTCGAGCAGATCGACTCTTCTCCAGCTGTAGATATGAACGCCCGACAGAGCTCCCTGGAGCAGATGTGGCTTCCCACACCGAGCCCTCCCAAGCCCACTGGCATCTTTCAGGCCAGTGCAAACAGCTCTTTTGAACCTGTGCGCTCACATGGGGTTGGGGTGCGTCCTCCTGAGGTTGACAAGGCTAAAATGGTAGCAGAGGGGGGTGCAGATTCTACACCTGGGAATCTGGAGCAGCCACCAGATAACATGGAAAATATTTATGGTCCTGGACACCCTTTGCCTGCTGGAGCTCTAGGTGGTGTACCTCATCTGACACAACCGGTGTTACCTATCTCCCGACCGTCATCCCGTGCTTTTGGGATGAATCGGCCCTGTGAAAGCCCCGCCACTACTCTGTGGGCTCAGAATGACCCTGCTAGCTTTGGCGCTAATATCCTCTTAGCTCCCGCTGCCCCCACAGTCCTTGCCCCTTTACGAGAGCCAAGTTCTGAGGTCATCCAGCCTCCAGAGGATGGCCCTCTGGACCTGCAGCCCCCACAGAGAGTCCAGCCAACACCACAGCAACACTCTGAGAACCTAGAGAACCCACCAAAGGTGAGTGAGGCCGAGCCGACCGACTCTCAAGGCAACCTCGGCTATGCGTCGCTCCTTGTGTCTGACTCGCTCCGCCAGCCTGTTTTGATTGCCCCGCCTGTGTCCAATTACAGCGTGATTCCCCTCAGTACCCCTGCTCAGGCAGCCAGTCAAAGTAGCCTTAGAGAAACCACTCCACCTGTGAGAGCACAGGGACACGGTGCCAGTACGTCCCAACCGCCTTCATTAACCTCTAATCAGAATCCACTTTTTGCCCCTGGACCAATAAACTTAAGTGCTTTAGCTTCTAACTCGGGCCCGCTCAACCTGGCCCGAGACACCACAGAAGCAGCACCATCAGAAACCGCAGCTCCACCGCCGTCTCAGCCAGTCCGCCCTCCTCTTTCCAGGGGCCAATCAGTGGGTGGGGACAGCCACGCTGCTGTCCAAGTTAATCCTGCAGCTTCTCTTGCGACTGCTACTGTCTCTAATCATAATCAGCCATCAAATTATGAACTGCTTGATTTTTCTATGCACCAATCACAAGCCCAAAACCAAGCACCTggtcctccttcctctctacATGAGTCCCCACAATCTAGTAATGGATTTTACCTACAGGTCACCAAAGATGCTCAGCATGGGGTAAGAGTGAAGGGCTCTGCCCCTGTCCCGATTCCCACCACTTCATCTAACCCACATGTACCATCAGCAGCCCCCCAAGCAGCTGAAAGCACCCAGTCACCAGCAGAGCCTCCTAAGAGATCAGATTCTCAGGCTGCTCTGCAGGTACAAAATGATGCACCTGCTGTTCCAGTGAGTGGAGTACCTCCTCCCCATGGCCAGTATCCCCCTACAGGGTACGGGCCTGCTGCTGGGGGTGCTCCCCCTCCAGGGATTGCTCCCCCTCCAGGGAGTGCTCCTCCTCCAGGGGGTGCTCCTCCTCCAGGTAGTGCTCCTCCTCCAGGGAGTGCTCCTCCTCCCACTGCTGCAAACCCTCAGGGGCCTCGAGGACCAGTACCTCCAGGAGCTCCTATGCCAGGTCCTGCAGAGCCTCCTCGACCGCCCTCTGCTGCAGGCAGCCAGCAAGGCTATGGACCTCCTCCTCCAGGGCAAGGACCACCGCCAGGGCAAGGGCAGATGTATGGTGGCTACTATGGTAATTATGGAGAATACCCGGACAGCAGGGCACCATATCCTCCTGGCCAGTACCCACCTCCACCAGGGGATCCCAGAGCACAGCAGTATTATCAA GATGGTCAATACAGGAACAGAGCAGATTCTTGGTATGGCAGATATGAGGGGCAGACTCAAGCTTACCGTGATCCTAACTATCAGTACAGAGAGCCACAGCCAGACCGACCCAGCTCCAGAACCAGTCAGTACTCTGACAGGCCCTCGTCCAG GCAAGGTTATACTGAAGAGTACCAGAGAGCAAACCGGAGTGCCTACAATGAATATTATGCAGATTATGCCAAGCACTATGATTATGCGG GATACAACTATGGACAGTACGACCCGGCATACAGAGGATATTATGATCAGTCATACTGGGCCAACTATGATCAGAACTACAGAGGCAGAGACTACTATAATCAACAGgcttatcctcctcctcctcctcctcccag GAAAGAAGGCTACGATGACCAGTGGAGGTACTATCCTGGTTACGATGCCAGTTTTGACGACGATTACCGCCGCCGTGGAGAGATGTATGGCGATGACTTTGACAGACGCAGCGTCCACAGCGAGCAGTCGGCACACAGTGTGCACAGCTCccacagccaccacagcagACGGAGCAGCTTCAGCTCACGCTCGCAACAG AGCCAGGCGTACAGAAGCCAGCCTGACTTAGTGTCTGCAGTCTATGACACCACAGCGTCTACCCTGGCTGTTGACTACTCCTATGGACAGTACCCGAACCAGACTGATGCAACCCAGAACTACAGCCAGTACCTCTATCCCTCTGAGTACCCCACAGAAAGCACTTGGATCGCGCCTGAACAAC ctcctcctcgcCCTGCAACCCCGGAGAAGTTCACCATCCCCCATCGATGTGCTCGCTTTGGACCTGGTGGTCACCTGGTGCAAGTCCTGCCTAATCTCCCCTCTGCTGGGCAGCCTGCGCTCGTAGACATCTACAACATGGAG ACTATGCTGCAAGATACCCAAGATCAGGTGGAGCTGCGATCCTTCCCCGGACCTCTTGTAAA AGAGGAGACCCACAAGGTGGACGTGATAAAGTTCTCCCAGAACAAAGCCCTGGAGTGTTCTCGTGACAACGACTTGTTAGACAGAGACTCTGCCCGTCTGCTCTGGGACTTCATCATGCTGCTCTGCAGACAGAACGGG ACTGTGGTGGGCACAGACATCGCTGATCTCCTGATGAAGGAGCACCGCTCTGTCTGGCTGCCGGGTAAAAGTCCCAACGAAGCCAACTTGATTGATTTCAACAACGAGCCTCTGGAGCGAGCTGAGGAAGAGCCGGGGGCCGGACCGCTGTCCCTGCTGTCTGATACCTTCATGACCGTTCCTGAGAATGTTGGCAAGGAAACAGAGCGCTTCAGGGAGCTGCTACTGTTCGGCCGCAAGAAG GATGCACTAGAAGCTGCTATGAAGGTCGGTCTGTGGGGCCATGCACTGCTGTTAGCCAGTAAAATGGACAACAGGACGCATGCTCGTGTCATGACCAG GTTTGCAAACAGTTTGCCCATCAATGACCCTCTTCAGACGGTGTACCAGCTGATGTCAGGGAGGATGCCGGCTTCAGCCACT TGCTGCGGGGAGGAGAAGTGGGGTGACTGGCGCCCTCACCTGGCCATGGTGCTGTCTAACCTCACGCACACCCTGGACCTGGACACTCGCACAATCACCACCATGGGCGACACTCTGG CTTCCAAGGGGCTGATTGATGCCGCTCACTTCTGCTATTTGATGGCTCAAGTGGGTCTGGGAGTTTTCACAAAGAAAAGCACCAAGATGGTTCTGATTGGCTCTAACCACAg TTTACCTTTTAACCAATTTGCAACCAATGAAGCGATCCAGAGGACTGAAGCCTACGAGTACGCTCAGTCTCTTGGCTCCTTGCCGTGTTCACTGCCTAACTTCCAG GTGTTCAAGTTGATCTATGCATGCCGTTTGGCTGAAGCCGGCCTGAGTGCTCAGGCCTTCCATTACTGTGAAGTCATCTCTAAGGCCGTTCTCATGCAGCCTTCATATTACTCTCCTGTTTTCATAAGCCAAATCATACAG ATGTCTGAAAAGCTGCGATTCTTTGATCCACAACTGAAAGAGAAGCCGGAGCAGGAGCTGTTCAATGAGCCTGGTTGGCTTATTCACCTGAGAAAGCTTGATGGACAGATCAAg ACCGGGGCGATCATGTACAGTCAAGACAGAACCACGCCCACACAGTTTGAGTGCAGCAGCCCCAGCTCTGACATGGACCAGCCAAGTCCAACCGAGCCATACAACATGCCTACAGAGTTTGATGGCCACACCCCAGACAACCCACTGATGAGCTCATTACTGCCTGGAACTTCTCCACCCGGAGTTCAGCTGATGCCTCCAG CCCCTACCTCCATCCTTCAAGACGGGATGGCCCCTCCTCAACCTCCAAATGAAGTTCCCCAGTTTTACCCAGTACCCCCCGCTGGACCACAAGGCCACATGCCGGTTCCAGGCTACCCTCCACAGGACCCTGGTTTTGCCCCTCCTCCCTTCCAACCTCAACCTGAGCAGTCAGAAATGTATCCAGGAgcccatcagcagcagcagcagcagcagcagcagcctggtcCCCCACCTCCTCAAATGGGCCACATGACACCACACATGACACCACACATGCCCCCACACATGACCCCACACATGCCCCCTCCTCAAGTGCCGCATTCACCCATACGGATGCTCCCTCCAACACTCCAGATGCCTCCACATATGTCCCCGCATATGCCCCCTTCTCCTGCGCACATGCCACATGCAGAGCAGCTGCCCCATTCCCCAGGAGAGATGCACATGAGCCCACCAATGTCATCCTCTCCTCCCAGGAGCTCCCTCACACCTCAGGATGACTTCTATGACCAAATGGCTCACATG GGTCCTGGAAGGAGATCAAGGACTACTTCACAATCTTCAATGCATATG GGTCCAGGACGGCGCTCCCGCAACAACTCTGTATCCTCCACTCACTCTGGAGGACGAGAGCGAAGCAACTCAGTCAAGCAGGcctctccacctccaccctcGATCCCCGAACAGCCCCGCAAAGAGGAAGTGAAACAAGCCAGGAAGGACTCCCCTAAAAAG AGTGGTCTCGGTGGATTGATCAGGTGGATCTATGGGAAGGGGAAGAACGAGGCTCACTTACcagatgacaaaaacaaatct ATTGTTTGGGATGAGCAGAAGCAGAAATGGGTGGACTTAAACGCGCCTGAAGAGGAG TAtaaacctcctccaccacctccgtCTGGCTTCCCCATGATGAGGCCTCCGATGCCTGGCGGCCCGCCTGGAGGGCCTGGTGGACCCCCAGGTGGTGGTCCTCCTGTTAACATGTTTTCCAGGAAAGCAG GCGCAAGGAGCAGATATGTCGATGTTCTGAACCCCAGTAACACCACAAAAGCGGGCGGGTTAGCGCCTGCTCCTGCAGACATCTTTGCTCCTTTGGCTCCGATGCCCATGCCTGCTAACCTATTTGTGCCTAGTTCAG CTCCAGACGATCAGCAACCTTTAGAGGGCAGTGAAGGAGGACACCAGGAGCAGAATTCACCAAACACCAGCACTGCTCCACAG ATGTTCAACCCCACGTTGTTACCGCCTGCTCCAGAAGGTCCTCCTGTGCCTGATGGCTCACAGTCTGGAGAG CTCTCACGTTCTAGCTCAATGAGTTCTTTATCACGTGAAGTGAGTCAGCATTTAAACCAG AATCATCCTGCCCAGGCAGCACCACCCGCCGGCGGCATCACGTTTTATAACCCTGCACAGTTTGCACAG aCAAGTGCACCATCAGGAGGTGGACACCGCTCCGGTCGATTGGGCGGCCAACGCCAGTACCCAGTGTTGAAGTAA